A region from the Nesterenkonia lacusekhoensis genome encodes:
- a CDS encoding isochorismatase family protein gives MSEALIIVDVQNDFCEGGSLAVAGGAQVAADISEFLEENSADFDAVVTTQDWHIDPGTHFSEDPDYRSTWPVHCVAGTPGAELHENLDTEHVDARFLKGLYSSGYSGFEGLQGDPEKVGSLEGEKGIRVEPADAVEEDAQDLHLWLQDHQIDALTIVGLATDHCVRATVLDAVENDYRVRVIRELTAGVDEDAVHQTYDEFAEADVEVISLEEI, from the coding sequence ATGAGTGAGGCACTGATCATCGTCGACGTCCAGAACGACTTCTGCGAAGGGGGCTCGCTCGCTGTGGCCGGCGGCGCCCAGGTCGCAGCAGACATCAGCGAATTTTTGGAGGAGAACTCCGCGGACTTCGACGCCGTGGTCACCACCCAGGACTGGCACATCGACCCGGGGACCCACTTCTCCGAGGACCCGGACTACCGGTCCACCTGGCCGGTGCACTGCGTGGCCGGGACCCCCGGGGCCGAACTGCACGAGAACCTCGACACCGAGCACGTCGACGCCCGCTTCCTCAAGGGGCTCTACTCCTCGGGCTACTCCGGCTTCGAAGGCCTGCAGGGCGATCCGGAGAAGGTCGGCAGCCTCGAAGGCGAGAAGGGCATCCGAGTCGAACCGGCCGACGCCGTCGAGGAGGATGCCCAGGACCTGCACCTCTGGCTGCAGGACCATCAGATCGACGCCCTGACCATCGTGGGACTGGCCACCGACCACTGCGTGCGCGCCACAGTGCTGGATGCGGTGGAGAACGACTACCGCGTCCGAGTGATCCGCGAACTGACCGCAGGGGTGGACGAGGACGCGGTGCATCAGACCTACGACGAGTTCGCCGAGGCCGACGTCGAGGTCATCTCGCTCGAGGAGATCTAG
- a CDS encoding ABC transporter ATP-binding protein has product MDTPALRLDGLTKRYGGRPAVADLSLEVPRGSFYGFVGPNGAGKTTTLSMATGLLRPDAGRALVSGIDVWQDPIAAKRAMGVLADGVLLFDKLTGEQLVTYAGLLRGMDRGTVAERAEDLLRVLSLEEDAGKPVADYSAGMTKKIALASAMVHAPELLVLDEPFEAVDPVSARTIRGLLDSFVASGGTVIVSSHVMDLVQRMCSHVGIIAEGRLVAAGTVEEVRAGQDLESRFVELVGLEGGGEELTWLRL; this is encoded by the coding sequence ATGGACACCCCTGCACTGAGGCTCGACGGTCTGACCAAGCGTTACGGAGGCCGGCCCGCGGTCGCGGACCTGTCCCTCGAGGTGCCGCGCGGCTCGTTCTACGGCTTCGTCGGCCCCAACGGGGCGGGCAAGACCACTACGCTCTCCATGGCCACCGGTCTGCTCAGGCCCGACGCCGGCCGCGCGCTGGTCAGCGGCATCGATGTCTGGCAGGACCCCATCGCAGCCAAGCGGGCCATGGGTGTGCTGGCCGACGGCGTGCTGCTCTTCGACAAGCTCACCGGTGAACAGCTGGTGACCTACGCCGGACTGCTGCGCGGCATGGACCGGGGCACCGTCGCTGAACGCGCCGAGGACCTGCTGCGGGTGCTCAGCCTGGAGGAGGATGCCGGCAAGCCGGTGGCCGACTACTCGGCCGGTATGACCAAGAAGATCGCCTTGGCCTCTGCCATGGTCCACGCCCCGGAGCTGCTGGTCCTCGATGAGCCCTTCGAAGCGGTCGACCCGGTCTCAGCCCGGACCATCCGTGGGCTGTTGGACAGCTTCGTCGCCTCCGGCGGCACCGTCATCGTCTCCAGCCACGTGATGGACCTGGTCCAGCGCATGTGCAGCCACGTGGGCATCATCGCTGAGGGCCGTCTGGTGGCTGCCGGCACGGTGGAGGAGGTCCGGGCCGGTCAGGACCTGGAGTCCCGGTTCGTGGAGCTCGTCGGCCTTGAGGGCGGGGGAGAGGAGCTGACTTGGCTGCGACTCTGA
- a CDS encoding DUF3039 domain-containing protein yields MMAEQNPYMRTADPASAPAGGGAATIERETVQQPADPGDHERFAHYVKKDKIMESALEGGAVVALCGKVWTPSRDPEKFPVCPECKEIYEEMQGGGDGDDSGKGGKRGGFFGFGRS; encoded by the coding sequence ATGATGGCCGAACAGAATCCCTACATGCGCACTGCTGACCCAGCCTCTGCTCCTGCCGGCGGAGGGGCGGCCACCATTGAGCGGGAGACCGTCCAGCAGCCGGCTGATCCTGGTGACCACGAGCGGTTCGCGCACTACGTGAAGAAGGACAAGATCATGGAGTCCGCCCTGGAGGGCGGCGCCGTCGTCGCGCTCTGCGGCAAGGTCTGGACTCCCTCCCGGGACCCCGAGAAGTTCCCGGTCTGCCCGGAGTGCAAAGAGATCTATGAAGAGATGCAGGGCGGCGGAGACGGCGACGACTCCGGCAAGGGCGGCAAGCGCGGCGGCTTCTTCGGCTTCGGCCGCAGCTGA
- a CDS encoding VOC family protein translates to MEITRCTITFDAADVQLEAAFWAALFDGVSEGDHQWRVVRAPDGTVPVGVQLAQRHRVEPQWPGKPADTHLDLWVSDIDAAHEEALAHGAELLQPAAGGENFHVYASPSGHPFCLCWPVEQLSA, encoded by the coding sequence ATGGAAATCACCCGGTGCACCATCACCTTCGACGCAGCCGATGTGCAGCTCGAGGCGGCATTCTGGGCCGCGCTCTTCGACGGGGTCAGTGAGGGCGACCACCAGTGGCGGGTCGTCCGCGCCCCGGACGGCACTGTTCCTGTGGGCGTCCAGCTGGCCCAGCGGCACCGGGTGGAGCCGCAGTGGCCCGGCAAACCGGCAGACACGCACCTGGATCTCTGGGTCAGCGACATCGACGCCGCCCACGAGGAGGCGCTTGCCCACGGCGCCGAGCTGCTGCAGCCGGCCGCCGGCGGTGAGAACTTCCACGTCTACGCCTCACCGTCCGGCCACCCGTTCTGTCTGTGCTGGCCGGTGGAGCAGCTCAGCGCCTGA
- a CDS encoding DEAD/DEAH box helicase, with the protein MTEINSSAAEAETLFDVGTDVGSSLPPVYPHRAAHGTAGTLRQWQQEALDLYIRKRPKDFLTVATPGAGKTTFALRVAKMLVESGEINRIYVIAPTDHLKRQWADAAARVGLNIDPNFKNSDGRHGQQFIGVAVTYAQVANKPALHRNKTEAGRTFVIFDEIHHAGDSLSWGDGVREAFEPAVRRLALTGTPFRSDTAPIPFVDYVEDADGVRRSKADYSYGYGPALTDRVVRPVVFMAYSGNMRWRTSAGEEMEAQLGEAATKDITNHAWRTALNPEGEWIPSVLAAAHKRLLKVRDKISDAGGLVIATDHEHARAYADQLDRLTGQKTTVVLSDDKGASDRIEEFSEDGSKMWMVAVRMVSEGVDVPRLCVGVYATSTSTPLFFAQAIGRFVRLRKKAEVASVFLPSVPVLMGLANEMEEERDHALDVPKSAVEEEAEEGLDDDLLEEANKEDRASESLAQGEFSALHSNASFDKVLFDGDEFGLGGAVGSDEEMDFLGIPGLLEPEQVSTLLRQHQAEQLKRQPRAAEQKAADVVDHRRLKDLRSQLNKSVSAYSAKTGMHQGTIHNKLREACGGPAVPQADQAQLEQRLKKLQGWFVGQR; encoded by the coding sequence GTGACAGAGATCAACTCCTCTGCCGCTGAGGCAGAGACGCTCTTCGACGTCGGCACCGATGTCGGCTCATCGCTCCCACCGGTCTACCCGCACCGCGCGGCCCACGGCACTGCCGGCACGCTGCGCCAGTGGCAGCAGGAGGCTTTGGACCTCTACATCCGCAAGAGGCCCAAAGACTTCCTGACGGTGGCCACCCCGGGTGCGGGTAAGACCACCTTCGCGCTGCGTGTGGCCAAGATGCTCGTGGAGTCCGGGGAGATCAACCGGATCTACGTCATCGCGCCCACAGACCACCTGAAGCGTCAGTGGGCCGATGCCGCGGCACGCGTGGGCCTGAACATCGATCCGAACTTCAAGAACTCCGACGGCCGACACGGTCAGCAGTTCATCGGTGTGGCGGTGACCTACGCCCAGGTGGCCAATAAGCCTGCCCTGCACCGGAACAAGACGGAGGCCGGGCGGACCTTCGTCATCTTCGACGAGATCCACCACGCCGGTGATTCGCTCTCCTGGGGCGACGGCGTCCGTGAGGCCTTCGAGCCCGCCGTGCGCCGTCTGGCGCTGACCGGTACACCGTTCCGCTCGGATACGGCACCGATCCCGTTCGTCGACTACGTGGAGGACGCCGACGGCGTGCGGCGCTCCAAGGCCGACTACTCCTACGGCTACGGCCCGGCCCTGACCGACCGCGTGGTCCGTCCGGTGGTCTTCATGGCCTACTCCGGAAACATGCGGTGGAGGACCTCCGCCGGTGAGGAGATGGAGGCCCAGCTCGGCGAGGCGGCCACCAAGGACATCACCAACCACGCCTGGCGCACTGCGCTGAACCCGGAGGGCGAGTGGATCCCCTCGGTGCTTGCAGCAGCGCATAAGCGCCTGCTGAAGGTCCGGGACAAGATCTCCGACGCCGGCGGCCTGGTCATCGCAACCGACCACGAGCACGCCCGCGCCTACGCGGATCAGCTGGACCGGCTCACCGGGCAGAAGACCACTGTGGTGCTCTCCGACGACAAGGGCGCCTCGGACAGGATCGAGGAGTTCTCCGAGGACGGCTCCAAGATGTGGATGGTGGCAGTCCGCATGGTCTCCGAGGGTGTGGACGTCCCACGGCTGTGTGTGGGTGTCTATGCGACCTCCACCTCGACGCCGCTGTTCTTCGCTCAGGCGATCGGCCGTTTCGTGCGACTTCGGAAGAAGGCCGAGGTCGCCTCGGTCTTCCTGCCGTCGGTGCCGGTGCTGATGGGCCTGGCCAACGAGATGGAGGAGGAGCGCGACCACGCCCTGGACGTGCCCAAGTCCGCCGTGGAGGAGGAGGCCGAGGAAGGTCTGGACGATGACCTCCTGGAGGAGGCCAATAAGGAGGACCGTGCCTCAGAGTCGCTGGCCCAGGGGGAGTTCTCCGCGCTGCACTCCAACGCCTCCTTCGACAAGGTCCTCTTCGACGGCGACGAGTTCGGCCTCGGCGGTGCTGTCGGTTCGGACGAGGAGATGGATTTTCTGGGGATCCCCGGGCTGCTGGAACCAGAGCAGGTCTCCACGCTGCTGCGCCAGCATCAGGCTGAGCAGCTCAAGCGTCAGCCCCGAGCGGCGGAGCAGAAGGCAGCTGATGTGGTGGATCACCGTCGGCTCAAGGACCTCAGGTCGCAGCTGAACAAGTCGGTCTCTGCGTATTCGGCCAAGACGGGGATGCACCAGGGGACCATCCACAACAAGCTGCGTGAGGCCTGCGGCGGCCCTGCCGTGCCTCAGGCCGATCAGGCGCAGCTGGAGCAGCGGCTGAAGAAGCTGCAGGGCTGGTTCGTCGGACAGCGCTAG
- a CDS encoding transporter has product MAATLIRLKLQLMANDFTRSVWTILGTLLVLIYGLGMATMLMVVQVQVGRGLEPVQSLLTFSALTGAAAMLLWTLVPLFVSGGDSLMDPRRLITYAVPRRSLIAGLVVAALISVGSVITLMWLVGQVLLWRWNPGALATSLLSLPLLLLTYSMVAQAITTAMSAWFAGRRSRDVLALLSVAVAVGAAPIVMSITSAFESLGEALPRIAEVLSYTPLAAGPALPAAVAEGDLVGTAVRAVVLLATAAAALAVIRAGMVTITERPVSAPRTRTARRGAIGLFAWAPSAPWGAVAARCLTYWFRDPRYGASLIIVPVLAVVGIVMSAQLGDAWMLLGLGPFVAWMLGFGIAADLSYDSTAFAQHVTAGVRGLDDRLGRAAAVLVFALPLTLLAAGIPALLAGGAATVLVCLGLSLGMLLVGVGISSVTSARLLYPVPQPGESPFATPQGSAGRSLIVQFASWLIMVVLMIPELVLWIVWLVTSGTWAAATLLVVALVKGLLVLFWGIRSGARTYDRRFPEIYQQIRTYA; this is encoded by the coding sequence TTGGCTGCGACTCTGATCCGGCTGAAGCTGCAGCTGATGGCCAATGACTTCACCCGCTCGGTCTGGACCATCCTCGGCACGCTGCTGGTGCTGATCTACGGGCTGGGCATGGCCACGATGCTGATGGTCGTCCAGGTGCAGGTGGGCCGCGGCCTCGAACCCGTCCAGTCGCTGCTGACCTTCTCGGCCCTGACGGGAGCTGCGGCCATGCTCCTGTGGACGCTCGTCCCGCTGTTCGTCTCCGGCGGGGACTCTCTGATGGATCCCCGCCGCTTGATCACCTATGCGGTGCCGCGCCGCTCTCTGATCGCCGGACTGGTCGTCGCAGCGCTGATCTCAGTGGGCTCGGTGATCACTCTGATGTGGTTGGTCGGACAGGTGCTGCTGTGGCGCTGGAATCCGGGTGCGCTGGCGACGTCGCTGCTCAGCCTGCCGCTGCTGCTGCTGACCTATTCCATGGTCGCTCAGGCGATCACCACGGCGATGAGCGCCTGGTTCGCAGGCCGGAGGTCACGGGACGTGCTCGCGCTGCTGAGCGTGGCCGTCGCCGTCGGCGCCGCACCGATCGTCATGTCGATCACCAGCGCCTTCGAGAGTCTGGGCGAGGCTCTGCCGAGGATCGCTGAGGTCCTCAGCTACACCCCGCTGGCGGCTGGACCCGCCCTGCCGGCGGCGGTGGCTGAGGGCGACCTGGTCGGCACCGCGGTCCGTGCCGTGGTGCTGCTGGCCACCGCAGCGGCGGCGTTGGCGGTGATCCGGGCCGGGATGGTCACCATCACCGAACGGCCGGTCTCCGCGCCCCGCACCCGGACTGCTCGGCGCGGCGCGATCGGCCTGTTCGCCTGGGCTCCGTCGGCGCCGTGGGGCGCAGTGGCAGCACGCTGCCTGACCTATTGGTTCAGGGACCCGCGCTACGGCGCCTCGCTGATCATCGTGCCCGTGCTGGCCGTGGTGGGCATCGTGATGTCCGCCCAACTCGGTGACGCTTGGATGCTGCTGGGCCTGGGCCCGTTCGTGGCCTGGATGCTGGGCTTCGGGATCGCCGCGGATCTCTCCTATGACAGCACCGCCTTCGCTCAGCACGTCACTGCGGGGGTGCGAGGGCTGGATGACCGACTGGGACGCGCCGCAGCTGTGCTGGTCTTCGCCCTGCCGCTGACGCTGCTGGCCGCAGGGATCCCTGCGCTGCTGGCAGGCGGCGCGGCGACGGTGCTGGTCTGTCTCGGGCTGAGCCTGGGGATGCTGCTGGTCGGCGTCGGGATCTCCTCGGTGACCTCGGCGCGGCTGCTCTACCCGGTGCCGCAGCCGGGGGAGAGCCCCTTCGCCACGCCTCAGGGCTCGGCCGGCCGATCCCTGATCGTGCAGTTCGCCTCCTGGCTGATCATGGTGGTGCTGATGATTCCTGAGCTGGTGCTGTGGATCGTGTGGCTGGTCACGTCCGGCACCTGGGCCGCGGCGACTCTGCTGGTCGTGGCGCTGGTCAAAGGACTGCTCGTGCTCTTCTGGGGCATCCGCAGCGGTGCCCGCACCTATGACCGCCGCTTTCCGGAGATCTATCAGCAGATCCGCACCTACGCGTAG
- a CDS encoding tetratricopeptide repeat protein, whose translation MNTQGAVDLSSLAPDPQGSQTPAPGGPSAAPASSQSGGGADSWVISVSPQELQQVVQLSAQVPVIVLIHGTDSDSERMRTALEDLVDAQQGRVLMAEIDASSPEMAQAQGADQVPVATAFIGGRPVGEFDKSVPQEQLGQLVSQMVQLATQNGMTQALPPQSKRAGGAAEEAEQELPPLHQKAHDALEQGDLDAAQAAYEEAIREKPGDEDAKLGLAQVQLMKRTSGVDLNDVRQKAAQNPDDPQAQTAVADVDVLGGHVEDAFSRLVKFIQLHQGDERETVRAHLVELYSVVGDSDPRVQASRKQLARALF comes from the coding sequence GTGAACACCCAGGGGGCAGTCGATCTGTCCTCTCTGGCGCCCGATCCCCAGGGAAGCCAGACTCCTGCTCCGGGCGGTCCCTCGGCCGCCCCCGCTTCGTCGCAGTCCGGCGGCGGGGCGGACAGCTGGGTGATCTCAGTCTCGCCTCAGGAGCTGCAGCAGGTCGTCCAGCTCTCGGCCCAGGTGCCGGTGATCGTGCTGATCCACGGCACCGACTCCGACTCCGAGCGCATGCGCACCGCCCTGGAGGACCTGGTGGACGCCCAGCAGGGCCGCGTCCTCATGGCCGAGATCGATGCGTCCAGCCCGGAGATGGCTCAGGCCCAGGGAGCCGATCAGGTCCCGGTGGCCACAGCCTTCATCGGCGGGCGCCCGGTGGGCGAGTTCGACAAGTCGGTGCCTCAGGAGCAGCTGGGTCAGCTGGTCTCCCAGATGGTCCAGCTGGCCACTCAGAACGGCATGACGCAGGCTCTGCCGCCGCAGTCCAAGCGTGCCGGCGGGGCGGCCGAGGAGGCAGAGCAGGAACTGCCGCCGCTGCACCAGAAGGCCCACGACGCCCTCGAGCAGGGAGACCTCGACGCCGCCCAGGCCGCCTACGAGGAGGCCATCCGCGAGAAGCCAGGGGATGAGGACGCCAAGCTGGGTCTGGCACAGGTTCAGCTGATGAAGCGGACCTCCGGTGTGGACCTCAACGACGTCCGGCAGAAGGCCGCGCAGAACCCCGACGACCCCCAGGCCCAGACCGCAGTGGCCGATGTCGATGTCCTCGGCGGCCACGTGGAGGATGCGTTCTCCCGTCTGGTGAAGTTCATCCAGCTGCACCAGGGCGACGAGCGCGAGACGGTCCGAGCCCACCTGGTGGAGCTCTACTCGGTGGTGGGAGACAGCGATCCCCGGGTCCAGGCCTCCCGGAAGCAGCTGGCCCGCGCCCTGTTCTGA